From the Alphaproteobacteria bacterium genome, one window contains:
- the gatC gene encoding Asp-tRNA(Asn)/Glu-tRNA(Gln) amidotransferase subunit GatC has protein sequence MSFDKNDMLKIAKLARIQIQSDEVESFSMEIKQILGWIEQLNQIDTSTIDPMVGCDITALHQRQDLVNDGGIRDQILANAPDSVLGFFTVPKVVE, from the coding sequence ATGTCTTTTGATAAAAACGATATGCTTAAAATTGCTAAATTGGCAAGAATTCAAATCCAATCTGATGAAGTGGAATCATTTTCTATGGAAATTAAACAGATTTTGGGATGGATTGAACAACTTAACCAAATTGATACATCTACAATTGATCCTATGGTTGGTTGTGACATTACGGCACTACATCAACGTCAAGATCTTGTGAATGATGGTGGAATTCGTGACCAAATATTAGCGAATGCCCCAGATTCTGTTCTTGGCTTTTTTACTGTTCCTAAAGTTGTTGAATAA